In Janthinobacterium sp. B9-8, the genomic stretch GCTCGATGCGCAAGGCTTCTAGGCGGCGAACACGGCCTTCATTACGGGTGCGGCGGGCTTTAATTCCTTGGCGAATCCATACTTCTTCTTGGGCTAATGCTTTATCGAACTTCTTATTGGTGAATTCTTCTTGCTCGATTAATTCTTGTTTTTTTGCTTCATAGGCTTTGAAATTGCCGGGGAAGCTTGTCAGAGTGCCACGATCCAGCTCAATAATGCGGGTGGAGATATTGTCCAGGAAGCGCCTGTCGTGGGTAATAAACAACACGCTGCCTGCAAAGTTTTTAAGCAGCTCTTCCAGCCATTCAATGGCACTGACATCCAAGTGGTTGGTTGGCTCATCAAGCAGTAATAGCTGAGGCTCCGAAACCAGCGCGCGTGCCAGTGCTACGCGTTTTTTCCAGCCGCCGGACAAAGCGCCGATTTTTGTTTCAGCCGGCAAATCAAGGTGCGACATAATCGAAGCAATTAGCGAGTCGAGTCGCCAGCCGTCTTGGGATTCCAGCTCGTGCTGTAGATCCATCAGGCGCGTCAGGCTTTCTTCGCTGTCATCGAGTGTGAGTAGTGCTGCGTGGTAATCAATCAGTACTTGACGTACGCCGCCCAAGCCCTCTGCCACCGCCTCGTAAACGGTGTGCTCCATATCAAATACCGGCTCTTGCGAAACAAAAGCCATTTTTGCGCCGGTTTCGAGGCGAATTACGCCATCGTCTAGCTTGGTGACGCCCGCGATCGTTTTGAGCATGGAAGACTTGCCCGCACCATTGCGACCGATCAGACCAACGCGCTCGCCTGGCTCAAGAATAAAGCTGGCTCCATCTAAGAGCGGGACATGGCCGTAGGCGAGGTGAGCGTTTTCTACAATTAAAATGGGCATTTGATACCTTGAAGCAGGGGTTTTGCTTGTTATTGAGTGTTTAATATACAGGGCATATCTAGCGTGTCTGTTTCTGCCTATTGCGGCCAGGCAGGCGGCGCGTGATGATATTGCCAAGAAAAATCTTAGTGGCGATTATACGGCCTGACGGCTTTAGCCGATACCTGCAGTGTTGGAACTATTGCTTTCTATCATTAGAATAAGTCGCTGCTGGCGTTTGTTTTGCACCGGTTTTGCCTTGTTATTCCTTGATATCGCCATCCATATTGATCGCATAATGCCCTGATTCGCACTAAAAAACGGATTACGCGATCATAAAACAAACGCTTATCGCACGTGATGCACAGCAAACTCGGAAACCGCGAATGATACGATTCTTGATGCTCTGTTTGTTTCTGGTAGGCCCGCTTTGGGCAAAGCCTGTAGCCAGTGCAAAAAGCACGCATCCAACCTTGGCAAAGCCTTCTCAGCTGGCTGCGGCGGGCACAGATTTTGATGCGAATTCTCCGCCAGAGCGGCTGCGCGTGCTTGTGGCGCTGGGGCCTTCGACCTTTTTTATTAAAAATGGTCGTCAGTACGGTGTGGAATACAGCATGCTCACCGAGTTTGAAAAATTCTTAAATCAAGGTCGGGGCAAGGGTGTGCCTCCGCTGCGCCTGCAATTTATTCCTGTAGATGCGGGTGAGTTAATTCCCGGATTAAGATCGGGTCGTGGCGATATTGCCGCTGGTCTGATGCCGGTGACTGAAGGCGCAAAGCAGCTCGTGGCCTTCTCTGCGCCCTATTTGCAAGATCGCTGGTGTACGGTAGCAGGGGCAGATAAAGAAGAAAAACACCTGTTAAGTATTCCCGCCAGCGGTTATGCCCAGCGTTTATTGGGTGATTTTAATGATGCAAGGCGTAAAGCAGGTTTTTTTGAATTTGAAGTGGAGCACGCTGCGCCGGGCGTAAATAGCGAAATGTTGCTGGCAGAAATCAATAAAGGTGCAGATAAAACGACCTTGGTGAGTGAGACTATGCTGGGCCTATGGGATAAAACGCTACCTAAATTAAAAAAAATCAGCTGTGCCGATGAGCGTGTTTCTGTCGCGTGGGCCGTACGTAAAGAAGACAGCAGCTTATTAGCAACGTTGAATCGCTTTGCAGAAAAAACCGGTGTGCTGGATAAGGCGGTAAGCACCACACGGCGCTTTTTAGTGGCTGATGGCAAAGTGCAAAGCGCAGAAAAACTAAGCTCCTTAGATAAACTGGCTTTTTTTGCACCGGTTTTTCAAATTGTGGCCGCAGCTAATAATTTAGATTGGCTCCTGCTGGCTGCGATTGGTCAAAAGGAAACGGGTTTAAAATCGGTTGTTCGAAAAAATGGCCCAACCGGTGTGATGCAAATTAATCCAAGCACCGCCCGCAATATGGGCGTTAAAAACCCGCACGATGCAGAGGGCAATGTTACGGCGGCGGCTCGCTATCTGGGTTATCTGCGCAACTTTTTTAATAATCCCGGTATTAATGATGAGGATCAGTTGTATTTTATGATTGCTGCTTATAACGCGGGCGAGGGCCGGGTGCAGCAATTGCGTAATCAGGCTGCAGCACAGGGGCTGGATCGCAACCGCTGGTTGGGAAATGTAGAAAAAGTGGCTTTAAAGTCGGTAAGCAAAGGAATGGTGGATTATGTATCGAGTGTCAGTCGCTATTACATTGCTTATCAGGCGGCTGAAAAAGCACGCAAAAAGCATGAAGGTGCTTCTGCGGTGAGTGAGGCTAAATAGGCGCAGTAAAGCTTAAGGAGTGGGGCGGGCGAATTTCCCGGCGGCTTGCTGCGCATTCTGGCATGGTTTTTTTGCAGTCTGATCCTTCCTTTTTGCATTTGATCGCAAGGCGGTTTAAGGATAGAAATGGCTTGGTTAAAGTGGCATTACTTCCACTTTGCAAGAGAATGTCATGAAAACTTTATTAATCTCGATTGCTTTGATTGCCTCCACCTCTGTATTTGCAGCGCCGATTGAAAAAGCGCCAGTGATTATTAAATTGCCAAGAATAGAAGTGGTAGCTAAACGGACTCACGCACTTAAACCTTTACCAGTTATGGTTGCTTCGAACACGGCAATCGCTAAAAACACGCCCATTATCAAATTGCCAAGAATAGAGGTGGTCGCTAAGCGTACTCATTTGCTTAAATCTGCATCAACTATAGTGGCTGCGGATGCAAAGATTATCAAATTGCCAAGAATTGAAGTGATAGGCAAAAAAGATTGTGTGCCAGAGCGTGTGGCACAAATGGCAGAGCAAGAAAATATGCTGTTCTTTAAGGCCGCTTATCCATCGCTTATTGTGGCAAAAAAAATCAATCCTTTTATGCCTTATGGGGTGTAATTAACGGTTTAGCTATATCAACTCAAGCCATGGGCTGGGCATGAAGAAGAAAAATTTGGAAATAATCAAGGCACAACTTAATGAACTTTTTGAATTTTCAAAAATAGTTTTTGACCGGCTGGCTGTATGGGTGATTCAACTGAGCTGGGGTAAGTTTATATTTTTTGTAATTTTCTTACTTATTTTGGGAAGCGCGATTGAGGATGGCATTAATGGCGTTAAAAAAGCAGAATACCCTGTCACTCCGCCGGAAATTCCTGCAGCAGGAACCTCTCTTCCACATGATGCTGCTGAAAAAAAATCAGAAAAACTTAAGGTTTTACACGATAAAATTAGGGCATTAGAAGTTATTCAATACAGTGAGTTATCTCAAGAGGACAAAGACGAGCTTGCTGACGCCGTGTATGAAGTGCTCAGTAATTTTGATACGGTATCAAGCCCAAAGCCTTTGATGGTGACTCATTTAGAGGTCAATGATTTTGTGTTTATTTTTATTTTGATGCTGCTTGGCATTAAAGTATTAATGGGGGGAAAAAAGCGCGCTGAAGCG encodes the following:
- a CDS encoding transglycosylase SLT domain-containing protein, with protein sequence MIRFLMLCLFLVGPLWAKPVASAKSTHPTLAKPSQLAAAGTDFDANSPPERLRVLVALGPSTFFIKNGRQYGVEYSMLTEFEKFLNQGRGKGVPPLRLQFIPVDAGELIPGLRSGRGDIAAGLMPVTEGAKQLVAFSAPYLQDRWCTVAGADKEEKHLLSIPASGYAQRLLGDFNDARRKAGFFEFEVEHAAPGVNSEMLLAEINKGADKTTLVSETMLGLWDKTLPKLKKISCADERVSVAWAVRKEDSSLLATLNRFAEKTGVLDKAVSTTRRFLVADGKVQSAEKLSSLDKLAFFAPVFQIVAAANNLDWLLLAAIGQKETGLKSVVRKNGPTGVMQINPSTARNMGVKNPHDAEGNVTAAARYLGYLRNFFNNPGINDEDQLYFMIAAYNAGEGRVQQLRNQAAAQGLDRNRWLGNVEKVALKSVSKGMVDYVSSVSRYYIAYQAAEKARKKHEGASAVSEAK